A single genomic interval of Streptomyces sp. 1222.5 harbors:
- a CDS encoding NADP-dependent malic enzyme, with protein MAAEIVNPRSDGGTDQDGGAEPLDSFDPVFALHRGGKMAVQATVPVRDKDDLSLAYTPGVARVCTAIAEQPELVNDYTWKSSVVAVVTDGTAVLGLGDIGPEASLPVMEGKAILFKQFGGVDAVPIALACTDVDDIVETVVRLAPSFGGVNLEDISAPRCFEIERRLQERLDIPVFHDDQHGTAVVTLAALRNAARLSRREIGQLRAVISGAGAAGVAIAKMLVEAGIGDVAVADRKGVVSAGREDLTPVKRELAGFTNKAGITGSLEDALAGADVFIGVSGGTVAEEAVASMAEGAFVFAMANPNPEVHPEVAHKYAAVVATGRSDFPNQINNVLAFPGIFAGALQVRASRITEGMKIAAAEALAAVVGDDLAADYVIPSPFDERVAPAVTAAVAAAARAEGVARS; from the coding sequence GTGGCAGCGGAGATCGTCAATCCTCGCAGCGACGGCGGCACCGACCAGGACGGCGGGGCGGAGCCCCTCGATTCCTTCGATCCGGTGTTCGCGCTGCACCGCGGCGGCAAAATGGCTGTGCAGGCCACCGTGCCGGTCCGCGACAAGGACGACCTTTCCCTCGCGTACACGCCCGGCGTAGCGCGGGTGTGCACCGCGATCGCCGAGCAGCCGGAACTGGTCAACGACTACACATGGAAGTCCTCCGTGGTGGCCGTGGTGACCGACGGTACGGCCGTGCTCGGACTCGGGGACATCGGTCCCGAGGCCTCCCTCCCCGTGATGGAGGGCAAGGCGATCCTGTTCAAGCAGTTCGGCGGCGTCGACGCGGTGCCGATCGCGCTCGCCTGCACCGACGTGGACGACATCGTCGAGACCGTCGTCCGGCTCGCTCCCTCGTTCGGCGGAGTGAACCTGGAGGACATCTCGGCGCCGCGGTGCTTCGAGATCGAGCGCCGGCTCCAGGAGCGCCTGGACATCCCGGTCTTCCACGACGACCAGCACGGCACGGCCGTCGTGACGCTCGCGGCGCTGCGGAACGCGGCGCGGCTCAGCAGGCGTGAGATCGGGCAGCTGCGCGCCGTCATCTCGGGTGCCGGCGCGGCCGGTGTCGCCATCGCCAAGATGCTGGTCGAGGCCGGCATCGGGGACGTGGCCGTGGCGGACCGCAAGGGCGTCGTGTCGGCCGGCCGGGAGGACCTGACCCCGGTCAAGCGGGAGCTCGCGGGCTTCACCAACAAGGCGGGCATCACCGGCTCGCTGGAGGACGCGCTCGCGGGCGCGGACGTCTTCATCGGCGTCTCCGGCGGTACGGTCGCCGAGGAGGCCGTGGCCTCGATGGCCGAGGGTGCCTTCGTCTTCGCGATGGCCAACCCGAACCCGGAGGTCCACCCGGAGGTGGCGCACAAGTACGCGGCGGTCGTCGCCACCGGGCGCTCCGACTTCCCGAACCAGATCAACAACGTGCTGGCCTTCCCCGGGATCTTCGCGGGCGCGCTGCAGGTGCGGGCCTCGCGGATCACGGAGGGGATGAAGATCGCGGCGGCGGAGGCGCTGGCCGCGGTGGTCGGTGACGACCTCGCCGCCGACTACGTCATCCCGTCGCCGTTCGACGAGCGGGTCGCCCCGGCGGTGACCGCGGCCGTGGCCGCAGCCGCCCGAGCCGAGGGCGTCGCCCGCAGCTGA
- a CDS encoding ABC transporter substrate-binding protein — translation MTASSTRRTTAAHSRLAAVGAIAVAGALLLTGCGDQTKGNDNGSGSASAGSAPLADKLPKDIRDKGEIKVGSDIAYAPVEFKDSSGKVVGLDPDLAAAMGKQLGVKLTFENGTFDALLTGLRSGRNDIAMSAMTDNKNRQEGVDPDTGKKVGEGVDFVDYLTAGVSIYTRKGDTKGITSWSDLCGKKLAVERGTVSEDLAKQEAKKCPSGKKLTIEAFDDDQQSQTRLRSGGVDAASSDFPVAAYAVKTSGGGKDFEIVGDQVEAAPYGIAVAKDDTQLRDALQAAMNAIIKSGEYQRILEKWGAEDGAVKESAINGGK, via the coding sequence ATGACCGCAAGCTCCACCCGTCGTACCACCGCCGCGCACTCCCGTCTTGCGGCGGTCGGTGCGATCGCGGTCGCAGGCGCCCTGCTGCTCACCGGCTGCGGTGACCAGACCAAGGGCAACGACAACGGCTCCGGCAGCGCGTCCGCCGGCTCCGCTCCGCTGGCCGACAAGCTCCCCAAGGACATCCGCGACAAGGGCGAGATCAAGGTCGGTTCCGACATCGCCTACGCCCCGGTGGAGTTCAAGGACTCGTCCGGCAAGGTCGTCGGTCTCGACCCCGACCTCGCGGCGGCCATGGGCAAGCAGCTCGGCGTGAAGCTCACGTTCGAGAACGGCACCTTCGACGCCCTGCTCACGGGTCTGCGCTCCGGCCGCAACGACATCGCGATGTCGGCGATGACGGACAACAAGAACCGTCAGGAGGGCGTCGACCCCGACACCGGCAAGAAGGTCGGCGAGGGCGTCGACTTCGTCGACTACCTGACCGCCGGTGTGTCGATCTACACCCGCAAGGGCGACACCAAGGGCATCACGTCCTGGTCGGACCTGTGCGGCAAGAAGCTCGCCGTCGAGCGCGGCACCGTCTCGGAGGACCTGGCCAAGCAGGAGGCCAAGAAGTGTCCGAGCGGCAAGAAGCTCACCATCGAGGCCTTCGACGACGACCAGCAGTCCCAGACCCGTCTGCGCTCGGGCGGTGTGGACGCGGCCTCCTCCGACTTCCCGGTCGCCGCGTACGCGGTGAAGACCTCGGGCGGCGGCAAGGACTTCGAGATCGTCGGTGACCAGGTCGAGGCCGCCCCGTACGGCATCGCCGTGGCCAAGGACGACACCCAGCTGCGGGACGCGCTCCAGGCCGCGATGAACGCGATCATCAAGAGCGGTGAGTACCAGAGGATCCTCGAGAAGTGGGGCGCGGAGGACGGCGCCGTCAAGGAGTCCGCGATCAACGGCGGCAAGTGA
- a CDS encoding amino acid ABC transporter permease encodes MTDINKTAGEPGTPPAGAEAIKAIPVRHYGRYVSAVVAIAILVAIVYAFGQGRINWHAVPDYFFDDRILTGVGKTLLLTVLSMVIGIVGGIVLAVMRLSKNPVTSSIAWFYIWFFRGTPVLVQLFLWFNLGLVFEYINLMPLYKDHWSNFMTPLLTALLGLGLNEAAYMAEICRAGLLAVDEGQTEAAHALGMSHSKTLRRVIIPQAMRVIVPPTGNEVINMLKTTSLVAAVQYPELFRYAQDIGQNSGAPVEMYFLAAAWYLIMTSILSVGQYYIERYYARGSSRQLPPTPWQKVKTNMLSLGRPKGGMA; translated from the coding sequence GTGACTGACATCAACAAGACGGCCGGGGAGCCGGGCACTCCCCCGGCCGGCGCGGAGGCCATCAAGGCCATCCCGGTCCGGCACTACGGACGATACGTTTCCGCGGTCGTCGCCATCGCGATCCTCGTCGCGATCGTCTACGCGTTCGGCCAGGGCCGGATCAACTGGCACGCGGTACCGGACTACTTCTTCGACGACCGGATCCTGACCGGTGTCGGCAAGACCCTCCTGCTGACGGTCCTGTCGATGGTGATCGGCATCGTCGGCGGCATCGTCCTCGCGGTGATGCGGCTGTCGAAGAACCCGGTCACCTCGTCGATCGCCTGGTTCTACATCTGGTTCTTCCGCGGTACCCCGGTCCTGGTCCAGCTGTTCCTCTGGTTCAACCTGGGCCTGGTCTTCGAGTACATCAACCTGATGCCGCTCTACAAGGACCACTGGTCGAACTTCATGACGCCGTTGCTGACGGCGCTGCTCGGCCTGGGTCTGAACGAGGCGGCGTACATGGCCGAGATCTGCCGGGCCGGCCTGCTCGCGGTCGACGAGGGCCAGACCGAGGCGGCCCACGCCCTCGGCATGAGCCACAGCAAAACCCTGCGCCGGGTGATCATCCCGCAGGCGATGCGCGTGATCGTGCCGCCCACGGGCAACGAAGTGATCAACATGCTGAAGACGACCTCGCTCGTGGCGGCCGTCCAGTATCCCGAGCTGTTCCGCTACGCCCAGGACATCGGCCAGAACTCCGGCGCCCCGGTGGAGATGTACTTCCTCGCCGCCGCCTGGTACCTGATCATGACCTCGATCCTGAGCGTGGGGCAGTACTACATCGAGCGGTATTACGCCCGCGGCTCCAGCCGCCAGCTGCCGCCGACGCCGTGGCAGAAGGTCAAGACCAACATGCTTTCCCTGGGCCGGCCCAAGGGAGGCATGGCATGA
- a CDS encoding amino acid ABC transporter ATP-binding protein: MVKAEGVHKSFGHVEVLKGIDLEVKPGEVFCLIGPSGSGKSTFLRCINHLEKINAGRLYVDGELVGYRQQGEKLYELRDREVAQKRRDIGMVFQRFNLFPHMTALDNVMEAPVQVRGTSRAQARERAMQLLERVGLADRAGHYPSQLSGGQQQRVAIARALAMDPKLMLFDEPTSALDPELVGDVLDVMRDLAESGMTMVVVTHEMGFAREVGDSLVFMDDGVVVESGHPRDVLTNPQHERTQSFLSKVL, translated from the coding sequence ATGGTGAAGGCGGAGGGCGTCCACAAGTCCTTCGGGCACGTCGAGGTGCTCAAGGGCATCGACCTGGAGGTCAAGCCGGGCGAGGTGTTCTGCCTCATCGGCCCCTCCGGCTCCGGCAAGTCCACCTTCCTGCGGTGCATCAACCACCTGGAGAAGATCAACGCCGGCCGGCTGTACGTCGACGGCGAGCTGGTCGGCTACCGCCAGCAGGGCGAGAAGCTGTACGAGCTGCGTGACCGCGAGGTCGCGCAGAAGCGCCGGGACATCGGCATGGTCTTCCAGCGCTTCAACCTGTTCCCGCACATGACGGCGCTGGACAACGTCATGGAGGCGCCGGTGCAGGTGCGCGGCACGAGCCGGGCGCAGGCCAGGGAGCGCGCCATGCAGCTGCTGGAGCGCGTCGGCCTGGCCGACCGGGCGGGGCACTACCCCTCGCAGCTCTCCGGCGGCCAGCAGCAGCGCGTGGCGATCGCCCGGGCGCTGGCGATGGACCCGAAGCTGATGCTGTTCGACGAGCCGACCTCGGCCCTGGACCCGGAGCTGGTCGGTGACGTCCTGGACGTCATGCGCGACCTCGCCGAGTCGGGTATGACCATGGTCGTCGTCACCCACGAGATGGGCTTCGCCCGCGAGGTGGGCGACAGCCTGGTCTTCATGGACGACGGCGTGGTGGTCGAATCCGGCCATCCGCGGGACGTGCTGACCAACCCGCAGCACGAGCGGACGCAGTCGTTCCTGTCCAAGGTGCTCTGA
- a CDS encoding trans-aconitate 2-methyltransferase encodes MTTTTDTGWQAWQESWDRQQEWYMPDREERFRIMLDMVEAFTGPEPRVLDLACGTGSITARLLTRFPKATSTGVDLDPALLTIARGTFDGDDRVTLVEADLKNPDWTDPLPYDTYDAVLTATALHWLRTDALDALYGRIAGLVRYGGVFMNADHMIDDSTPRINAAESTLRHTRMDQAMRDGALDWAEWWARAAEDPVLAAPTARRFEIYGSHADGETPSAAWHARTLRERGFGEARPVWCSPSDTLLLALK; translated from the coding sequence ATGACCACGACGACGGACACCGGCTGGCAGGCCTGGCAGGAGAGCTGGGACCGGCAGCAGGAGTGGTACATGCCGGACCGCGAGGAGCGGTTCCGCATCATGCTCGACATGGTCGAGGCCTTCACGGGGCCCGAGCCGCGCGTACTCGACCTGGCCTGCGGCACCGGCAGCATCACCGCCCGGCTGCTCACCCGCTTCCCGAAGGCCACCAGCACCGGTGTCGACCTCGACCCGGCGCTGCTCACGATCGCCCGGGGCACCTTCGACGGCGACGACCGCGTCACCCTCGTCGAGGCCGACCTCAAGAACCCCGACTGGACGGACCCGCTGCCGTACGACACGTACGACGCGGTCCTCACCGCCACGGCCCTCCACTGGCTGCGCACGGACGCCCTCGATGCTCTCTACGGCCGGATCGCCGGCCTCGTCCGGTACGGCGGCGTCTTCATGAACGCCGACCACATGATCGACGACAGCACGCCCCGGATCAACGCGGCCGAGAGCACCCTGCGGCACACGCGCATGGATCAGGCCATGCGCGACGGCGCCCTCGACTGGGCCGAGTGGTGGGCGCGGGCGGCCGAGGACCCCGTCCTCGCCGCACCCACCGCCCGTCGGTTCGAGATCTACGGCTCCCACGCCGACGGCGAGACGCCGTCCGCGGCCTGGCACGCCCGCACCCTGCGCGAGCGGGGCTTCGGCGAGGCCCGGCCGGTGTGGTGCTCGCCGTCGGACACCCTGCTGCTGGCGCTGAAGTGA
- a CDS encoding ABATE domain-containing protein, producing MELAYYSDYAVRLVNSEEPARGKDNLTSVEAVRDLFGENASAARRATDADVTRFRSVRARLRSVFEAADGGDETLAVDLLNSLLLEFPVSPQISGHDHRDEDGRPLWHMHLADHPSNATAGYAAIAAMGLAFHLTEYGVDRLGLCQAPPCRNAYLDTSTNRSRRYCSDRCATRANVAAYRARKRLEADRSGSSGLAAERAQRASASGER from the coding sequence GTGGAACTGGCCTATTACTCGGATTACGCCGTGCGACTCGTCAACAGCGAGGAACCGGCCCGGGGCAAGGACAACCTGACCTCGGTCGAGGCCGTCCGCGACCTCTTCGGGGAGAACGCGTCGGCGGCCCGCCGCGCCACCGACGCCGACGTCACGCGCTTCCGCTCGGTCCGGGCCCGGCTGCGCTCGGTCTTCGAGGCGGCCGACGGGGGCGACGAGACCCTCGCCGTCGACCTGCTGAACTCGCTGCTGCTGGAGTTCCCCGTCAGCCCCCAGATCTCCGGCCACGACCACCGCGACGAGGACGGCCGCCCGCTGTGGCACATGCACCTGGCCGACCACCCCTCCAACGCCACCGCGGGCTACGCGGCGATCGCGGCGATGGGTCTGGCCTTCCACCTGACCGAGTACGGCGTGGACCGCCTCGGCCTGTGCCAGGCGCCGCCGTGCCGCAACGCCTACCTGGACACGTCCACCAACCGTTCCCGGCGCTACTGCTCCGACCGCTGCGCCACCCGGGCCAACGTGGCCGCCTACCGGGCCCGCAAGCGCCTGGAGGCCGACCGGTCGGGCAGCAGCGGCCTCGCCGCCGAGAGGGCCCAGCGCGCCAGCGCCAGCGGCGAGCGCTGA
- the sodX gene encoding nickel-type superoxide dismutase maturation protease has product MPELSQESERGRAVAPFGLAEVTGPSMAPTLQHGDRLLLQYGAVVRPGDVVVLRHPFQQDLLVVKRAVERREGGWWVLGDNPYAGGDSTDYGVVPDDLVLGKARFRYRPLPPGQRSPLALARWALSAARPLLPDRSASRRLRAR; this is encoded by the coding sequence ATGCCGGAGCTGTCGCAGGAGTCCGAGCGGGGGAGGGCGGTTGCGCCCTTCGGGCTGGCCGAGGTGACGGGACCGTCCATGGCGCCCACCCTCCAGCACGGCGACCGGCTGCTGCTGCAGTACGGCGCCGTCGTCCGGCCGGGGGACGTCGTGGTCCTGCGCCACCCGTTCCAGCAGGACCTCCTGGTCGTCAAGCGGGCCGTGGAGCGGCGCGAGGGCGGCTGGTGGGTGCTCGGGGACAACCCCTACGCGGGCGGGGACAGCACCGACTACGGGGTCGTGCCGGACGACCTCGTCCTGGGCAAGGCCCGCTTCCGGTACCGGCCGCTCCCGCCCGGTCAGCGCTCGCCGCTGGCGCTGGCGCGCTGGGCCCTCTCGGCGGCGAGGCCGCTGCTGCCCGACCGGTCGGCCTCCAGGCGCTTGCGGGCCCGGTAG
- the sodN gene encoding superoxide dismutase, Ni, translated as MLSRLFAPKVKVSAHCDLPCGVYDPAQARIEAESVKAVQEKMAGNDDPHFQARATVIKEQRAELAKHHVSVLWSDYFKPPHFEKYPELHQLVNDTLKALSAAKASTDPATGQKALDYIAQIDKIFWETKKA; from the coding sequence ATGCTTTCCCGCCTGTTTGCCCCCAAGGTCAAGGTCAGCGCCCACTGCGACCTGCCCTGCGGCGTGTACGACCCGGCCCAGGCCCGCATCGAGGCGGAGTCGGTGAAGGCCGTCCAGGAAAAGATGGCCGGTAACGACGACCCCCACTTCCAGGCGCGTGCCACCGTCATCAAGGAGCAGCGCGCGGAGCTCGCGAAGCACCACGTCTCCGTGCTGTGGAGCGACTACTTCAAGCCCCCGCACTTCGAGAAGTACCCGGAGCTGCACCAGCTGGTCAACGACACCCTGAAGGCCCTGTCGGCCGCCAAGGCGTCCACCGACCCGGCGACGGGCCAGAAGGCTCTGGACTACATCGCCCAGATCGACAAGATCTTCTGGGAGACCAAGAAGGCCTGA
- a CDS encoding helix-turn-helix transcriptional regulator: MTWLEDLRRLRRVRDRMDREFAEPLDMTELARDALMSPGHFQRSFRKAFGETPYSYLMTRRIERAKALLRRGDLTVTEVCIAVGCTSLGSFSSRFTELVGETPSAYRSRDHEASAVIPSCVARTFTRPRRRPY, encoded by the coding sequence ATGACCTGGCTGGAGGACCTCAGACGTCTGCGTCGTGTGCGGGACCGCATGGACCGCGAGTTCGCCGAGCCCCTCGACATGACCGAGCTGGCCCGCGACGCCCTGATGTCCCCGGGGCACTTCCAGCGCAGCTTCCGCAAGGCCTTCGGCGAGACGCCGTACAGCTATCTGATGACCCGCCGTATCGAGCGGGCCAAGGCCCTGCTGCGCCGCGGCGACCTCACCGTGACCGAGGTGTGCATCGCCGTCGGCTGTACCTCGCTCGGCTCGTTCAGCTCCCGCTTCACCGAGCTGGTCGGCGAGACACCGAGCGCCTACCGCTCCCGCGACCACGAGGCGAGCGCGGTGATCCCCTCGTGCGTGGCCCGTACGTTCACGCGCCCGCGCCGGCGCCCCTACTGA
- a CDS encoding VOC family protein: MDVKLKQCFIAVDDHDKALAFYCDVLGLEVRNDVGFENMRWVTLGSPLQPDVEIVLEPPGANPDASPADRQAMAELLAKGMLRGVIFTTEDCDALFERVRESGGDVLQEPTDQPYGVRDCAFRDPAGNQLRFLQRPAR; the protein is encoded by the coding sequence ATGGACGTGAAACTCAAGCAGTGCTTCATCGCGGTGGACGACCATGACAAGGCCCTCGCCTTCTACTGTGACGTGCTCGGCCTGGAGGTCCGCAACGACGTGGGCTTCGAGAACATGCGCTGGGTGACCCTGGGCTCGCCGCTCCAGCCGGACGTGGAGATCGTGCTGGAGCCGCCCGGCGCGAACCCGGACGCCTCTCCCGCGGACCGGCAGGCGATGGCCGAGCTGCTCGCCAAGGGCATGCTGCGCGGTGTCATCTTCACCACCGAGGACTGCGACGCGCTGTTCGAGCGGGTCCGGGAGTCCGGCGGCGACGTGCTGCAGGAGCCGACGGACCAGCCGTACGGGGTGCGGGACTGTGCCTTCCGGGACCCGGCCGGGAACCAGCTGCGTTTCCTCCAGCGGCCCGCGCGGTGA
- a CDS encoding VOC family protein, which produces MIIRWTYAFADRPADRLAEARAFWTAVTGTRPSEPRGERGEFATLLPDGADACVKLQGVAEGDGGAHPDLCTDDVRLLIATARALGAGTVADHGDWAVLRSPGGQLFCAVPWHGETVRPPVVAGSRLDQVCLDIPPSAYDTETAFWAGLTGWEHRAGSRPEFQVLEPPAGLPVRLLLQRLDDERPASAHLDLACADIAAVRARHEELGAVAVHRGAHWTVLRDPAGGTYCLTGRNPQTGGLPAAAQGSGFE; this is translated from the coding sequence ATGATCATTCGCTGGACGTACGCCTTCGCCGACCGGCCCGCCGACCGCCTGGCCGAGGCGCGCGCCTTCTGGACGGCGGTCACCGGCACACGGCCGTCCGAACCCCGCGGTGAGAGGGGTGAGTTCGCCACCCTGCTGCCCGACGGGGCCGACGCGTGTGTGAAGCTCCAGGGTGTCGCCGAGGGGGACGGTGGCGCCCATCCCGACCTCTGCACCGACGACGTGCGCTTGCTGATCGCGACCGCCCGCGCGCTCGGCGCCGGGACGGTGGCCGACCACGGCGACTGGGCCGTACTGCGTTCCCCCGGGGGGCAGTTGTTCTGTGCGGTGCCCTGGCACGGGGAGACCGTACGGCCGCCGGTGGTGGCCGGCAGTCGTCTGGACCAGGTGTGCCTCGACATCCCGCCGTCCGCGTACGACACCGAGACCGCCTTCTGGGCAGGGCTCACCGGATGGGAGCACCGGGCGGGCTCCCGGCCGGAGTTCCAGGTCCTGGAGCCGCCGGCGGGGCTCCCCGTCCGGCTGCTGCTCCAGCGGCTGGACGACGAGCGTCCGGCCTCCGCCCATCTCGACCTGGCCTGCGCGGACATCGCCGCGGTCCGCGCACGGCACGAGGAACTGGGTGCCGTCGCCGTCCACCGGGGCGCCCACTGGACGGTGCTGCGCGATCCGGCCGGCGGCACGTACTGCCTGACCGGCCGGAACCCGCAGACGGGCGGCCTGCCGGCCGCCGCTCAGGGATCCGGCTTCGAGTAG
- a CDS encoding DUF952 domain-containing protein: MPKLPRIFHITERSLWDAARERGAYEVSTRGRTLQEEGFIHFSTREQLPRVAGFLYGDYDGPDELVVLVVDPARVGVPVKYESMEPGGEEFPHVYGPVPAEAVVDVEPWR; this comes from the coding sequence ATGCCGAAACTGCCCCGCATCTTCCACATCACCGAGCGCTCCCTGTGGGACGCGGCGCGCGAGCGCGGCGCCTACGAGGTGTCGACGCGTGGCCGCACCCTCCAGGAGGAGGGCTTCATCCACTTCTCCACCCGCGAACAGCTCCCGCGCGTCGCCGGCTTCCTCTACGGCGACTACGACGGCCCGGACGAGCTGGTCGTACTGGTGGTCGACCCGGCACGGGTCGGTGTGCCGGTGAAGTACGAGTCCATGGAGCCGGGCGGAGAGGAGTTCCCGCACGTCTACGGGCCGGTGCCGGCCGAGGCCGTGGTGGACGTGGAACCCTGGCGGTGA
- a CDS encoding dihydrofolate reductase family protein, whose protein sequence is MRKLTYFIACSLDGFIGDEHGDASEMFRFLDAEYLEFLTAEFPETLSTPGRRQFGIDDVPNKRFDTMIQGRASYDLALKMGITSPYGHLREYVASRSLGVSPDPNVEIIGEDLVGRVRALKAEEGGLDIFLCGGSVVAGELLDEIDELVIKSYPIVYGTGMPMFATGAGVEEFTLGEVRTFANGVMVRTYARKR, encoded by the coding sequence TTGCGCAAGCTCACGTATTTCATCGCCTGCTCGCTCGACGGCTTCATCGGTGACGAGCACGGCGACGCCTCGGAGATGTTCCGCTTCCTGGACGCGGAGTACCTGGAGTTCCTCACGGCGGAGTTCCCCGAGACCCTGTCCACCCCCGGGCGCAGGCAGTTCGGCATCGACGACGTGCCGAACAAGCGGTTCGACACCATGATCCAGGGCCGGGCCAGCTACGACCTGGCACTCAAGATGGGCATCACCAGCCCCTACGGCCACCTGCGCGAGTACGTCGCCTCCCGCAGCCTGGGCGTCTCGCCCGACCCGAACGTCGAGATCATCGGCGAAGACCTGGTGGGCCGGGTCCGCGCACTCAAGGCCGAGGAGGGCGGGCTGGACATCTTCCTGTGCGGTGGTTCGGTCGTCGCCGGGGAACTGCTCGACGAGATCGACGAACTGGTCATCAAGTCCTATCCGATCGTCTACGGCACAGGCATGCCGATGTTCGCCACCGGCGCCGGGGTCGAGGAATTCACCCTCGGTGAGGTGCGTACCTTCGCGAACGGCGTGATGGTGCGGACGTACGCCAGGAAGCGCTGA